GGCCCGGACCTCTTGTGCCTTTTCCTGCCTTACGAGATCGACCGCAATCTCCGTTAAATCCCTAACCATCGATTCTACATCCCTTCCCACATAACCGACTTCAGTAAACTTGGAGGCTTCCACTTTGATGAATGGAGAGTTCATGAGCCTGGCCAGGCGTCTGGCGATCTCCGTCTTGCCGATCCCAGTCGGACCGATCATGATGATGTTCTTGGGAGCCACTTCATCGGCAATCTCCGGAGACAGCTTCTGCCTCCTGATCCGGTTCCTCAGGGCGATTGCCACAGCCCTCTTGGCCCTGTGCTGACCGACGATGTATTTATCAAGCTCGGCAACGATCTGCTTGGGAGTTAGATCTTCGCCAATGATCTCCATTTCTTCCTCCATCTTTTCAGGCAGGCAAAAGACCATCTGTCATTCCTTTCCCGCAGGGAGCTCTTCACACACGATGCTATCGTTCGTGTATATGTCGATAGTCGAAGCAATTTTCATTGCCTCTACAACGATCTCCTTTGCTGACAGGTCAGAATGAGCAACGAGAGCCCTGGCGGCCGCGAGAGCAATCGGACCCCCTGAACCTATGGCGATGAGACCGTCGTCAGGCTCTATGAGATCTCCCGTTCCTGAGAGGAGGTAGGAGTGTCTCTCGCTCGCCACGATCAAGAGAGCCTCCAGCCTGCGCAGAATCTTGTCTGTCCTCCAGTCTTTTGCAAGCTCAACGACCGCTCTATCCAAATTCC
The Acidobacteriota bacterium genome window above contains:
- the hslV gene encoding ATP-dependent protease subunit HslV — its product is MDNKFRGTTIISLRHKGKVAMAGDGQVTLNHVVMKHGARKIRKLYNDRIIAGFAGSAADAFALFTRFESRLEEYRGNLDRAVVELAKDWRTDKILRRLEALLIVASERHSYLLSGTGDLIEPDDGLIAIGSGGPIALAAARALVAHSDLSAKEIVVEAMKIASTIDIYTNDSIVCEELPAGKE